The nucleotide window GATAATCATGTTTTCGTCCGAAGGAATCGAGTAAATCAGTAGGCTTTGTCATCGTTTTCAGCTTCTGAATTTTTGATTTGTCCAGTCGGAATATCGGGTACATATCTCAAAAAGAAAATAGTACACAGAAATATAACAACAGAACCGATTGCGGAATACCAAGCAAAATCGATATGTTCTTTGTCTAAAGCTTTGTTAATGGTTCCGAACAAAAGCCACATCTGCATACTGACCAACAAGATGTAAATGCTGATGATGGCAACCAACATCTCGTTGACGCGGAATGTTACTTTTTTGATGGGTTTCTTTCGTATTGACATTTTGTTATTTTTTAATTTATTTTGAACCGTCGAATTGTTGCAACCCGGCTTAACGGTAATCCTTTTTTCGTTGAGAAAAGCCTATGCAAAAAAGATTGACTTCCTCGAACCACTTTCGTAGGTCTGGGAGTGAAATACGGAAATTGTTGCCTAAATAATCATCGTTCTATCCGTGACCGTGCGTTTCCTTGGCTTCTTTGATGAAATCTGTCACGAAAATTTTATCATCTTTGATGACAACCGTTAATTGTGGAAGAGGTCTTGGTGGCGGGCCTTGAATGACAGAACCATCGTCGGGATTGAAAAAACCGTGATGACAAGGACATTCTATTACTTTTTCATCGTGATTGTATAGAACGGAACACGAAAGATGCGTGCATTTTTGCTCGAAAACCTTCCATTTGTCTTCGGCTAATCTGATAAGCATGTAAGGATTTCTGTGATCTTCGTTGATGTAGAAAGTCCGCATTCCTCCAATATTAAGGTCGGTGGTCAATCCCACGAAATATTCGCCGAGTTTTTCTTCTTTTTTGAAATAATTAAACACCGGAATCGCCACATTTGCTAATGCTAAAGTCCCAGAAAAAAAGGTAATGAGTTTGATGAATTCTTTGCGGGAAACGTAAGCTGCCTCTCGTTTTTTGATGGGGAAATCGGCTTTCCAGGCGGGGATTTTTTTATTATCTTCTGACATAGTACTATGATTAAAAAACTTTTAATTCTTCGCTGCCTTTCGGCATCATTATATTCACTTTGGTATTCACGACTTCTTTCCCGAAAATAAAGCGGTTGACTGGCGAACTGTTTGGTCTTTTCTTCGCAACATTTTCTCTGGTATCAAAGGTTAATGCGCCACTCGGACAAACTGTTGCACACATTGGCTTGAGTCCAGTACTTGTTCTGTCGTAGCACATGTTGCATTTCATCATCAGCATTGCGCTTTGGTCCGGAATCTGTGGAACTCCGAACGGACAACCGATGACACAATTGGCACAACCGATGCATTTGGAAGTATCTGCCGTGTGTACGATTCCATATTCGTCTTTTGTGATTGCGTCTGCCGGACAAACGTTTGCGCAAATCGGGTCTTCGCAGTGCATACAAACCTGAACTGTGGTCTGAATCGTCTCTGCTCTGTCAACATAATGAATATGAATCATCGAGGTTTCTCCGTTGGTTTCACACTCCGCACAAGCCATCTCGCACGAGTGACAGCCGATGCATCGCTGCATATCCACGAAAAACTCCATATCATTAAATTTTTCAAATTGCTCCGCCATAATTTTTTAAAATTTAATATTGAATATCTCTACTTTGGTTGGCAAATTCTTTTGAATTTTCACCTTTTTTTCGTCCTGTTTTTTCCACTTTGCAGGCACAAACTTTAAACTCGGGAATTTTTGAAACCGGGTCCAAAGCATCGACCGTTAATTGGTTTGCAGAATTGACTCCGCCCCAATGATAAGGAATGAAAACAGTGTCTTGTCTGATGGTCTCCACCACATTTGCAGGAAATAATGCGCTTCCTCGTCTTGTAGAAACTTTAATTAAATCATTTTCTTCGATGCCATATTTCGCTGCCAGTTTTGGATGGATTTCCAATAATGGTTCGGGATACAAATCAACTAATTTCCCAATTCTTCTTGTCTGAGAACCGCTTAAATATTGGCTTACAACTCTACCCGTTGTCAACACAATCGGATAATCTTCGTCTGGTTCTTCGGTTGGTTTTTTATAAGGCGTTGGGTTGAAATGCGCTTTTTTATCATTGGTATTGAAAACCTTGTCTTCCCAAAGTCTCGGTGTTCCGGGATGATCTTCGGTAGGACAAGGCCAGAAAATTCCGAGATTTTTTTCTACTCTTTCGTAAGTAATTCCGTAATAATCTGCGGCGCTTCCCCTGGATGCAACTCTTAATTCATTAAAAGTTTCTTCGCTGTTTTTATAATTAAATTTATCTCCTTCGCCTAATCTTCTGGCGAGTTCCATTAAAATTTCGCTGTCCCGTTTTGCTTTTCCGGGTGGATCAACTACTGCACGGATTCTGATAACGCGACCTTCTGCAGAAGTTGTTGTTCCTTCTTCCTCTTCCTGCAATGAACCAGCGAGAATAATGTTGGCGTGGCGCAAAGTTTCTGATAAAAAGAAATCAATTCCGGCGTAAAACTCTAATTTTTCTAATGCTGCACGAACGTTACTGTTATTTGGCAAAGAAACCAAAGGATTAAAACAAATTGAAAGTAAACCTTTAATCTCGCCTCGGTTGATAGCTTCAATAATTTCATAAGCACTTAAACCTTTTCCGGGCATATCTTCTTCTTTGATTCCCCAGACATTGGCAACAAATTTTCGATGTTCGGGATTTTCGATGTCTCTGTTTCCTGGAAGTTGGTCGCATTTGTGACCGTGTTCACGACCGCCTTGTCCGTTCCCTTGCCCTGTAATCGTCCCGTAACCGCAATAAGGTTTCCCGATTCTACCGGTTGCTAAAACTAAATTGATACAGCTTGAAACATTTTGAACGCCTTTAGAATGATGTTCGATTCCACGAGCGTGCATCAGAAAACTTGTTTTGGCTTTACCCCACATTTCTGCGGCTTTATAAATTAATTCTTTCGGAATTCCGGTTACTTCTTCTCCCCATTCCAAAGTGCAATCTTTTACAGCTTCGGCAGTTTCTTCAAATCCTGAAGTGTAATTATGAATAAAATCGTTATCCAGCCAATTATTATCAATTAAAACTTTCAACATTGTATTCGTCAATGCAGAATCGGTTCCGGGTCTCAATGGCAGATGAATATCGGCAGTTCTGGCAATCGGAATCTGACGTGGGTCGATGACAATCAATTTGGCTCCGTTATCACGAGCTTCCCAGATTTTATGGGTTAAAACTGGGAAACATTCGCTCACATTTGCTCCGGTAATGATGATGACTTCTGCGTGCGCCAAATCTGCCCAACTGTTGGAAGACCTGTCCATTCCAAAGGCTTTTTTGTTTCCTGCACCTGCACTCACCATACAAAGACGACCGTTGTAATCGAGGTTTGCGGTTTTCAAAGCAACTCGGGCAAATTTCCCGATCATATAACTTTTCTCATTGGTAAGAGAAACGCCGGACAACATTGCGAAAGAATTTTTTCCGTATTTTTCCTGTATTCTTTTAATTTCATTAATCACAACATCGTACGCTTCATCCCATTCTATCGGCACAAAACCTTTACCTTCTACTCTTTTGTATGGCGAAAGCAAACGGTCCGGATGATTATCCTGCATATAGCGCTGAACACCTTTTGGACAAAGTCTACCCTCATTAAAAGGGAAATCGTTCCAAGGTTCAAAACCTACGACTTTTTTGTCTTTTACTTTTAATTGAATGCCACATTGCAAACCACAAAAACAGCAATGCGTTTTTACCAAAGCATCAGGATTTTGAGGATTAGACCTCACTGTACCTTTGTTTGGATAATGTTTGTGCGGTCCGAAAACATTGATGATTTCGTCGGCTGTTACAGGTAATTTTGCCATTTTATTTTAAATTTTAACCAAAATAAGTTCCAGATTCTTGTCGTGCTTTTAGATGTGCTTTTGCAAGCATTGCCCGTTTTCCTTCCGGGCTGAAATCTAAATAACTTTTCCCCTCTTCATTTTCTAAATCGAATCCCATTTCCTGGGTTATTTCTTTTAAATCTTCGATGTGCATTGAAGTTGTGTATTCGTCGCCTGTGTGTGGACAAGTTTGCATTCCACGGCGCTTTCCTTCTATTTTATAGATATTTGCACCAACTTGTGCCGGTCTTTGAAAAATGTGAAAAAACTTCCCGAACGGAATCCACATCAGAAACATTGCAACCGTAATTGCGTGTGTGATTGCCATAAACTGGCTCATTTTTCCTTCGAGATAAGAGTAATCAAACCAAATTCCCAAACCAGTGACGGAAACTGCAACGAGTAAAATCAATGGAAGCCAATCTCTTTCGAACCATTGTGTTGCGATTAATCCCTCGTCTACAAATCTTCTGTGCATCATAATTAAGCAACCTATTATCACCATAATAGCAGTCCAAACCAAAATATGGAAAAGGATAAGTGCCATCACAGTATTAAGTGGAAAAGTCATTACTGTAATCCCCATCATATGGGTTTCATACATATCCGTTGTTCCAGCTTTTAACGTAAAGTGCATCCAGCCAAAGGTGAGCCCGAAAGTAACTCCGAAAGAAATTAAACATCCCGTTGCTAAAAGAAAGTGACCTAGCCATCGCATTCTTCCTCTTGGCATAATAAACCTTTGAAAGAGAATGTTGCGTACAGAAAGACGAATCACCTCTTTCATATAGATTGGATAATCTTTACTGAAGATAAATTCCCAGGTGCGTTTCCAATACTTTTGTGTAGCCGGACGCTGCTTCCAAACAGAATGATGGTAAACTACGCCAAAGGTCATACTTATTGTTCCGAAAAAGTATATGATCAAGGCTGCGTCAAAATTCTGTAAATTCAGAGAGCCTATCACTGTGATAGCAATTACAACGAACGTTGCAATAATAGCATTGAAAAATGCTTTCTTATTTATATTTGTAAAAATACTGAACATGTGCAAAGTTTTAAATGATAACTCACTTACAATCAAGAACCACTTTTTTTTCTTAAACAAAGATACAATAACCAATTTTTAAATAAGATACAGATGTCTTATTTAAAATCATTCAAAATAAATGATGTAAATAATATAAAATACCTAATTGATTAACAATAACTTGTATTTAATATGATTTACATCATATTTTAAAAATGAGTTGAAATTTCCCTTTTAATCTAGTTCCTATAAAAAAAACACCTCAAAAAAGGTGTTAAATGATGATAATATAAAAGTTAAACAAAATCTAACTTCAATTTCTCTAAGTCTGCAATCTTTATTCGTTTTCCTGAAAATATGAGGATATTTTCGTTTACCATTTCTGAAATTACCCGGTGCATAGTTTCATAGGTTGTTCCTATATATGCCGCCAAATCTGTCTTGGTTAGTTCAGCTTTTAAAACATTGTCTTTATCAAGTCCTAAATGATCAATAAGATATAAAAGGTTAATGATAAAACGTTTCTTTACAGACAACTGAAATAAACTTGCCATCTTTTGTTCAGACCAGTGCAGTTCCTCTGCGTAAAACATCATCAATTCATAAGCAAAGTATTATTGGTTTTCAACAAGGTTTTAAAAAAATCCAGTTCTACAAAGCAGAGAACAGAATCTATCATTGCCGTGGCAGAAATTGGAGAAAGTAAATTAGCCGTCGAAATTCCGCGGTGTCCGACTATATCGCCTTTTTTACCAAATCTCACAATCATTTCACGCTCTTCCCAATGCTTATGAACTTTTACAAAACCATCCTGTATAAAGTAAACTCCTGACATCTCATTCCCTTCCTCTATGAATTTTTGCCCCTTTTTAACCTTGATCAAAAACCTTTTTAGGTCAATCATCTGCCACCAATCCTGCGTTATGTTTTGACACATAAAACACGTATGACTACATTCACTTAATTTTTTATTCATAGTTGAAAACTGAAGGATGTACTGCAAATGTAGATGAATACACTTTGAATAACAAATAAACACATTAAAATGCGTCTTGGCTTAAAAGATTAGTGAAGAAAATATTTGTTTAATATTTCTCCAGATCTTAAATCTTTTAATATTTGATTCGTTTTTAACTTATCGAGTCCACCTAAACTTGAAATCCATTTTCCAGTTTTAATGAAATCTAGAATATTTAATGATTCAGGGTATTTTCTTTGGATTTGTTTTTCATTCAAACCCGTGTACAAAGCGACTTTTAAACGAAATTTTTTTTACGATATTTATTAAAATTAGCAATTCCAAACAACTCCATTCTCCACCCATAAAAATTACACATGTAATTGTTTCACTATATTTTAAAAGTAATTTTTCAAACGTCTCGGGATTTAGTATTTTTCCATTTTCTGGATTCCAGAGATGCTCAGAATGACAAAGAGGAAAGAAAAATGTTTATTATTACTACCATTGTAATTCCAAATGTGGTTACAGGCATAGTTCCAGTAAAGTAAACTTGGCATTTGAAAATGAACTCCCTAAATACGAATATCATGATGGAATTAATAAATTACTAAAAGAAGTCATCTTAACAAATTTTAAATACATACAGAAAAATATTGATCTTCAGAAAAAAGAAATTTCTGAGCAGATTGTTAATTTGAATAATCGTTTAGATAGCGCAAGAGAAAAATATTTACAAGATCGATTAGATTTTGATGATTATCAGATTATCAAAAATGAAAGTAAGCAGAAAATTGATAATTTAGAAATGGCCTTGCAAAATCAAAAACTTTCAAGTAAAAATACTGATATAAAAGTTAAACTTGAACAAGTACTGGATATTTTGCCAAACCTTTCTCAACTGTATATAAAAGGCGATAATTATACAAAAAGTTCGATATTGTGTTCGATATTGGCTGAAAAATTGGAATTTCAAGAAACAGCATTTCGAACACCTAAATTGAATTCAGCATTAGCTCAAATACTATTGATTAGCAATCAATTACGAAGTAAAAAAAAAGGAAAAACCACTCCTAAAAGTAATTTTTCCCGCCAAGTGACTCAAAGGTACATTTTCCAAAAAATTTTGTAGAAGATTTAAATGAAATTGCGAAACTCGTAGTACTCTTGCCATATTAAATCTACAATGAGCAAAGTAACAAAAAGAACAAAGTTAAAAATTATATTATTTCTACTCTGCATAATCTAACTAGGGAGCGAAGCGATTTTCTGAAAAAACTAATTAAGCAGACAAAAAATACAATTCTTAGCTAGTTCCGTTAAAAGTTCAATGATGAATAAATTTAAAATTAAGAAATTAATCTTTATCTAATAAAAAATCTCTAATTGTAATTTTTGCAAGTGCATGAAGAAATTCTAAAATTTCAGAAGCCTCGTCTTTTGAGACACTTATCCCAGAATCTTTAAGTATTTTAATTGCTTGATCCAAGGATATTTCACGAAACTTCATAAATGATGACAGATCAGATTTGTTTGAACTGTCGATAAATAATTGTTTATTTATTTTGCCGTTAGACACTATTGATTATTATTTATTTAAAAGAAAGAGACTTACTTTCCATCAATTATAAAAGTTGTTGATAAAAGCTTACAATTCTCTTTTAATTCTCAATAAAAATCGACAATAAATCCGAAAGAAAATACTATCATTAAGATCAAAATATTATTCAAGATTCATATGGTATAACAATGTCTTGATAGAGATGATTTTGGTATAAAGAATAATATTCTAGATATAGAAAGACTAAGATTATGGCTACAAAAAATCCTCTAAAGCTATCGTTGTTATAGGATTAATATTGTCAAAACGTCGCCAAAATGATGTAGCATTTTATCTAATTGCACGTCCCATTACCAATATTGTTAAAAATTGTAAATACGCTGGAATATTTTATGCAGAATTGCTGGCACTTGATATATTTTAACTCCTAGCCTGTAATAGCCAAAATATCTAAGTATTTTATGCATTTTCAAATATAGAAACAGTTTAAGCCTTTCCTCTAAGCTTGAAAAAGTCATCCGGCATGGCTTTGATATCTTCATTATCATCAAAGTTTGTAGACTTTAAAAATTGGGTAATAAAATCTCCATTCTTTACTACATCAGTTTTGACAAAAGTATCTCTAAAAGAAGGATAATTAGGAACGATAACATTCTCGTTAAATTTGCTTTTTTTTCAAGGCATATTCTTTAAGGCATTTAACTAAATCAAACTGGTTATTATAATATATTAATTCAACCAAAGAATTTAAGTCAAGCATTGTTAAATTATGAACTTTCTTAAAGCCAGTGTCTAATTCTTTCATTTTTTCAGACATTTTAATTCCTAAATAATGTTCTAATGAAGGGATATTATAAAACGCATTTGAAACAACCAAAACTGGGTATATTTCAATAGTATGGGTTTTAATTTTTTTATTGATGATAAATTCATCAAAATAGCTATTACCTTTGAGTCTTTTAATCATTGAAATTAATTGAGAAACACCTTTCTTTTCAACAAAATTTTTATCTAATATTTTCTCAACCTCATCGTAGTTATAAATGGAATCCAATTTATTGATACTTTCATAATCCTTAAATTCAAATAAGAAAATATGCCTATTATTAAATATCATACCATCTATCAATGACTTATCAGTATCATTAAATATAATTTTGTAATATTTATTTTTTAAAGACTGTTGAATAAGGTTTCTGAATAATATCTCTTCTCCACCCTTTTCAGCATATTCGGAGGAGAAATCATTATAAGAATTAAAAGCATTATATTCTTCAGTCAAAAACTGGAAAGCTTTGAACTTAATCTTATGATAAAAGTATAGAAACAAGTAGGCTTTATTTAATACGAAATAACCATTCTGATCATCAGAGTCTTTAAGCAATGGAAAATATTTGAGCTCAATTTTATTCTTATTGAATAAGCTGTTTATACATAGCTCTTCACAAAATTCTTTTATTTGAATTTCATTTGAGTTTTCTGGATTAAGACGTATATAGTTTTTATCGTCTAGATAGTTTAATAAAGATAGCTGGTCAAAAATGTATTTATCTAGACCATTAATATTATATTTTTCTTCAAACTTCTGTAGAAAGCCTGAGTAATTTCTGCACAAGTATTCAAATAAAGATCGTAACCTAGCAAAGATAAAGAGCTGATGGTATACAAAATCGAAATCTATGGTTTTTGCAGTAATAATAAATTGAGATAAACTTTTAAAATACGCTGGTGGAATATCATCCATAAATTTGTTTCCAGGATAAACTTCTGTATTAAAAAGTAAATACGCTTTAATAAAAGGAAATGACTCAAAGTCAGGGTCTGCTTTTTCTTTCAGATAAACATAATTTTCAACAATTTTTTTGATTAACAAACTATTTGCTTTCGTATTAAAAATACATTTTTCTTCATTAATACTGGAGTCAGAGTTCTTTTTATCTAAGATACTTAATATCCTACTGATTTCGTGCCTATATTTCTTTTTCTCAGCATTTGATAATGACTGTATTAGGTTATCTTCAAAAGACTCTCCCTCATCAAGAGATTGATTTATAGCACAAACAGTTATTAGTAAAACATCAGGATCTATTCCTGTTAAAAAGTCTAAGACATTTCTTTTTTCGATTTTTTCTGGAAAAATATCTTTCCAACCAAGAGCAACAACTAATTTTAAGTATCTTCGACTTTTCAATTTTCTCATTTTTGATTTCAGTGGTAACAACAATAAATTAAGTATATTAAGTCTTTAGACATCAAAAATATTAATACTTTAACTATTGAGATTTTAAGATTATTATTGATAAGCAAAATTATGGCTACTTACTAACGTAAAATCTTTGCCACTTCTCTTAACGCAGTTTTCAAATCTCCTTTTTGAGACTGGGATAAATAAAATTGATGCTCTAACCTCTCAATGAATGGATAGAAAAAATTAATATGTTCAATTTTTCCTTGGTTTTCTACTATAAATAAATTTAAGGCTTCTGTTACTTTGTATAACCCCTCCTCACTTTCACTAGCCATATTTGTGAGCACCTCAGTAACATAGTTTTCAAGACGGTCAAATTCATCCCTGTCTTTTTGGGTTTTAGATATTTTTAGTAAGTCCATCATTTTTGGCAAATAAACCAAATCCCTAATATTTTTCAGATATGCTGCATCGTAATAAAAATCAAATTCATCTTCGCTATCGTCATCACTATGGTTTAACATATAGTTTAGATAATACAATGTCCCATCAAAATCTCCAACTCTTGTTAGCTGTTGTGAAGCACGATATTTCTCTTGTTCAGGTTCTTCATCATTGTCAATTATGTTCGTAAGAAATGCTGTGATTTCATTTTTGCAGCTTTCTTTTAAAAGAATTAAATTTATAATTTCCCATCTAATTGTATCATTTGCTACAACATATAGCAGCGTTAGCAAATCTTTAGGATCATCTACAAATTTATCAAAAGTCCGCAGAACCTCATTTTTAGCATACTCATCATATGTAGTACCAGCCAAAGCAGCAAAAATAAATTGGTAAGCGCCCTCCAATCCATTTTCAATAGCATAAATAGCATTATTTTTCCAAGAAGCATCATAATCAATATCTTTCTCAAGATTTTCAATGACTCTTTTGGCTACTTCTTCCTTTCCTACTTGTTTTTCTATCACATTAAAGTCTAGTGAATCAGAATTTCTATTTAAATCATAGTGGGTTGTAAAATCAAGAATTTTTTCTTTACCTATTTTTATTTCAAACCTAGAAATATAATACCATAGATTTTGAACTTGTCTATCAAATGTTGCTCTTTGTCTGCCAGAACTACTAACAGTAATTGCATTTTTTATATCAGCTTTAGAAACCCTATCCCTTACCCATCAGCAAGCTGATTTATCTGCATCTCGTTTAATTCTATGTTAGGATCACCTGTCAATTTGTCTTTCAGACTTGTGAAAAGATAATCTTCAAATTTATCCGTTTGCTCAACAAAAGCTAAAACCTGTTCAACAGTGACCTCATTATTTCCTCTGGTAAAATCTGCAAGAAGCTCGAATGGTCCATTAAGAATATCTGTTTCATCATACTTTCTATGCTGATATAGCAAATCCCAATCTAGCTTTTCAATATTATGCTGATCAAAAAAGTGAATTAATTCCTGTTTGAATAGCTCTTTTGAGAAGAAAACATCAGTGTTCTTCTGCGCCCACTCATTATTTTGTTGTACAATAGTAGGTTCACTTACATTGTCCAATACCTTTGAATTTTCCCTGATCTGTTGTTCCAGATAGTTAAATTCTTCCTTAATTTGTTGGCTTCCATACCACTTCACTTCTTTGTAAAATGATAACAGGTCTTCATTTGTTAAATTATGCTCTTTATACAATCCAATAACATAATCTATAGCATCTTTATTTACAAGTCTTTTGTAAAGATGGGCTCTTTCATATGATAAAATTGCACTATTGCCAAAAATCTCTTTAAATATTCTTAACGAAGTTTCGGTTTTGTTAAAAAAGCTACTTAAAATATCTAAACTTTTTTCATCACCTAAACGAATATTATGTTTGTACGCTTTATTAATAAGATCATATAAATCAGGGTATTGATTATATAGTTCTGCTGATTGATCGATAATACTTTTAAGTACTTTTTCTCGATTATCTAGCCTAAACAACACTCTACTATTAGTATCGTCAGAAAGATATTTTAGTATTTTTTTAAGGGCTTCAATTCCAAAATTGGCAGAAAAAACTTCAGTAAGCTGCATCTCTTCATCTAATAAGTTGACCTTATCCCTATCTTTATCTTGTTCCGAAATATCCAGTCCTTGTATTAAATAATCAACATATTCACTCTCGAGCTGGGCTTTATGTATCAGCCTGTACATAGCCGAACGGATATATTGATTATTTCTTTTTCCATAAACTTTCATCAATTCATCAATTACAGCTCGGTTTGCATACCCAAGTGTTCCTAGTGCATAGGCTGCCGCATTAAAATAATGAACATCAGTAGTTTCTTCAAGTATAAAAGATAAAAGAGCTTCTTTTGTTTTTACATTTTCTTGAGCTCCAAGATGCTGATCATCGATCAGATGAAGCGCATTCAATCTCGTATATCTGCTATTATTTTTATCTAAGAGCTCTTTAAGGAGAAATTCATTAGCAGATTCCATTGGCGCAAAACGTGCAAGTTCTATTGCAGTGAACTTGTTTGATCTTAGCCATACCCCTTGTTTTTTATAATGATTGAAGATATTTTTAAAAATTTCAAATCTTATCTGCGGATCTATTTTATCTGGTTCTATCTTGACCAAAATTTCCGGTTCTATCTTCAGTATCCATTCGATTAATCCTTTTCTTTTGTTATCATCAATTATGCTCATCAAAAAGAACAAAGTATTTACCCAACTGGGTTTAATAATCTTACCTTTAAAAGAAATTGTTTCCTTTATTTCTTCAATTGACATTTCATGTAATGAGCTTGCTGCTAAAAATTCCTGAATATTATTATGTTCAAAACCCCACACTGCAGGATCATCATCAAAATTTTTAAACGTGGTAGAATATCTTATTAAATCTAGATCAGCAGGATCAGGTAAAATTTGGCTTAGTTGATCAAAAGAAACATAATTTTTACCCATAAATTCCATAGTTAGGGCAACTTTTCGCAATAATTCCATCACCCTATTCTTCTGCAACTTTAAGTTAGTTGTCCCATTAAAATGTATTTGATCAAAGTCGAACCTTTTCTCAATGAATTCATTTAGTAAATCGGCCTTACTAATTTCTAAGTCTGCATTTAATTTATATTTTTCCAGCAAAATCTGAAGGAAAAAGGGCTGTATGATAAGATCTTTGAAACCTTTATTATAGGCTTCTTTTATAAATTCACCCCCGTTAATTTGATATTCTTCATGCGCATATGTTCGAATGTCCTTAACATCGATATCATCAAATAAGTAGACATCAAAATCGGAAAGTGTACCTCCTGAAATGTCTGATGGAAATTCATAAAAATTAGTTCGACAAGAGATAACAATATGAATGCTTGGAAACTTACTTGAAAAAGAACTTATCTTTCTTACCGCAGTATTAAAATTTACAGGCTCAATCTCATCCAGACCATCCAGAATTACTAAACAAATATTTTCGGGTATTTTGTTCCAATCTCTTGGTAGAAAATCTTCTATATTTTCATTTACGTAGGTGTTCATCTTTTGAAAAACAGGAACAAATGGGGAATTTGGAACTGAATAGTGTGCTACCAGATTAGATAATTCGGTAGACTTTCCGGATCCTGCACCACCTAACACTACTATCCTTGTTTCTTCTGCAGCTAATTCAGCTAATGTTTTTCTATTTGATGTATCAAAAAAACTATCTATAGAATCAGCATTTGAATCATACGGACTTAAAGTACGATGTATAACTTTTTTGTAGGGCACTATACCAATAATAAAATTGGAAAAATCAATAGATTCCGCAGTTGCTGTGGTTACTTGGTTTTCTTTAAAAAATTCATTTTTTTCTTCTACTCTCTTTTTTTGTTCTACCTCCCATACCCAATCATTAAGCACTTGATGGATTTTATTGACAAAACTAGTCTTATCCGCCAAATCAGGAAACGTATGTACCCAACCACTATCTTGAATTTCTGTCTTAAATTTCTGGACCTTGAGCAAATCCTCCGTTTCTTTAATACTGGTGGATTTCCTTGGCTCTTTGAAGAAAAAATAAATGGCAATCTTTTGGCCATCTTTAAACTTTTGGACAGCTAACCGAAACTCCTCTTCTGTACCAGATCCATATGGTTTTCCGGTTGCCGGATCATCTGCTCCAGAAGCTGTACCATACTTCATCCACAATAATCCTATATAAATGTCATACCCTGAAAATCTAAAGTTAATTTCCTCTTGTGATCTGTTTCCCCAGGGAGCCACAATATCTTTAAAGTCTAAAACTTCAAAAAAAATCCCTCGATCTTTTATAGAGAGTTGATGGTT belongs to Chryseobacterium gleum and includes:
- a CDS encoding NACHT domain-containing protein; translated protein: MLNSTQIRVFVSCPGDVNDEKNIIKEVCKSLNHQLSIKDRGIFFEVLDFKDIVAPWGNRSQEEINFRFSGYDIYIGLLWMKYGTASGADDPATGKPYGSGTEEEFRLAVQKFKDGQKIAIYFFFKEPRKSTSIKETEDLLKVQKFKTEIQDSGWVHTFPDLADKTSFVNKIHQVLNDWVWEVEQKKRVEEKNEFFKENQVTTATAESIDFSNFIIGIVPYKKVIHRTLSPYDSNADSIDSFFDTSNRKTLAELAAEETRIVVLGGAGSGKSTELSNLVAHYSVPNSPFVPVFQKMNTYVNENIEDFLPRDWNKIPENICLVILDGLDEIEPVNFNTAVRKISSFSSKFPSIHIVISCRTNFYEFPSDISGGTLSDFDVYLFDDIDVKDIRTYAHEEYQINGGEFIKEAYNKGFKDLIIQPFFLQILLEKYKLNADLEISKADLLNEFIEKRFDFDQIHFNGTTNLKLQKNRVMELLRKVALTMEFMGKNYVSFDQLSQILPDPADLDLIRYSTTFKNFDDDPAVWGFEHNNIQEFLAASSLHEMSIEEIKETISFKGKIIKPSWVNTLFFLMSIIDDNKRKGLIEWILKIEPEILVKIEPDKIDPQIRFEIFKNIFNHYKKQGVWLRSNKFTAIELARFAPMESANEFLLKELLDKNNSRYTRLNALHLIDDQHLGAQENVKTKEALLSFILEETTDVHYFNAAAYALGTLGYANRAVIDELMKVYGKRNNQYIRSAMYRLIHKAQLESEYVDYLIQGLDISEQDKDRDKVNLLDEEMQLTEVFSANFGIEALKKILKYLSDDTNSRVLFRLDNREKVLKSIIDQSAELYNQYPDLYDLINKAYKHNIRLGDEKSLDILSSFFNKTETSLRIFKEIFGNSAILSYERAHLYKRLVNKDAIDYVIGLYKEHNLTNEDLLSFYKEVKWYGSQQIKEEFNYLEQQIRENSKVLDNVSEPTIVQQNNEWAQKNTDVFFSKELFKQELIHFFDQHNIEKLDWDLLYQHRKYDETDILNGPFELLADFTRGNNEVTVEQVLAFVEQTDKFEDYLFTSLKDKLTGDPNIELNEMQINQLADG